Below is a window of Narcine bancroftii isolate sNarBan1 chromosome 13, sNarBan1.hap1, whole genome shotgun sequence DNA.
TCATCGACTGAAATGGCTATTGATAGAATTGGCTGTTGGAAACTGATCATTAATGGTAGGTGCAGAACAATATCCATGGAAGCACATCATGTGGAAGAAAGGGCAGATATGTTGCAATGGAGAGAATGGAAATTAAACTGGGGTGCAGgtagatacagtgaaaagctttcttcTGCGTGCTATCCAGACAAATCAACCAATACAGCAGGTACTGTAATTATAGTACAAAAGTGTAGGCTCCAATGTTACTGGGATAAAGTGCAAGACCGCAGTTAAACATTGCAAAGGCATCATATTTTACCGATGACATGTCCATTTCCGAATCCGGAGATCGGTGGCGATCTTCTGCCTGCCGGAAGTGGGGAGAGGTGGGCAACCAGTGTAGGTCACGTCCTTTAATATAATGGCAGCTTTCAGTAGATCTAACCCAGCAATGTGAGAGAATGTCACAGGAGAGAGCAAATCAACGTGACAAGATGTGAAAGAACATGAATGAGTATATCAAGGCAGGCTGAACATTTCACAAAAACAACCAACCAAAGGGAAAAGTCTTAACAGGTGGCCTGAGGGATAAGTTTGTCCACTCAGAGGATTTTGGGAGTCTGGAACAGTTTGCAAGAGGCAAGTAcagttacaatgtttaaaagacatttgggcaggtCAAGGGATCGGAAACGTTTACAGCAATGGTTCTGAacctttcttcccactcacataccacgtgaAGTGATATCTCTCACTAGCCACTGAGCACCTATGGTATCCTATGGACTAGGTGTTGTGAGGTTAGTCAGGGACTACTTCAGATGGTatgagtgggaaaacaaaggttgagaaccacttcctGAGAGCAACATGGGCTGAATCCAGGCAAGTGGGACCAGCTTGAGTGGGTAATCTTGTCCTGCGTGAACCAGATAGGCCAAAGGGCTTGCTTTCATGCTGTATTGCTCTGTtactacaggtagtcctcaacttaggATGAGATTTTCCCTCCTAATTCTAGCAGCTACAGACTGGGGTCTCTGATCTTTCAACTGTTCCCACGAGGAAAAACGCTGCTTCTCTCAGTCTCAACAGGTCCAAGAATTATCCGCACACACTGACCTCAATGGTGCAGAAGATTCTGAAATCTCACACTATAGTCATTCCCCAACTCTAAGTGGTAACTCCATATGGTATGATAACATCTGCATGTTAACCAAGCAGTGAACGTAATCCGTGCAACGCTAACAGTTTACTAAAAGAGTTGCCCATAGTTCTACGTAATAGCTCACAGATTCTTCAGTGTTCAGGTTTCCAAGTATAAAATAGTTGATCCTGAAAGTGGAAGCATTTCATTGCAATGCAGAGTCCCTGCACAAGTCCATCTCTGGAACAATCAGGCTCGGGGAAATACTACGTCCGgacacaaaacccacaaacaccAAGGTTCATTCTTCTAATTGACACCATCACAAATCCAGAACATAGATACAGAGCTGAACCACAGTGGCCAGAGTTCACCTTTAACACTTACTTCAAAATATTCGTATCTTCACCCAAAAACAAATTCCACTTCCACAGAAACATTCAGAAATTTCTCAGTGGTGGAACTTACCGTTAATCTTCACCAAGGCAGCGAGTCCATCAGAACAAGAAAGGCCCAAACACTATTACATGAGGCCAAGGTGCGATGCAAAATATTTTGGGACATCATTTGGCTAAAATCAAGCCTTTTTGCATTCAACTCATGCCTCAAAGTGGCACAAGAAAGATTTTAACAACACAAAACACATCTTAAATTCACTCCCTTGCTCCATTCCACCAAGGCCACAATCACCCTGACGAACTCCGTCTAACTTTCACTCCCCCCATGGGACTGATCACCAGCCTTCTCTTTGATAAATTCCTGAGAGACACCAGGATGTTCTTCCCATTCTTCTAACTTGCACCTCACCTGAAGCAACTATCTGCAATGGAGTTCagtcccgggggggggggtttgatggGAAACATTTCTGAATGCATTTTATTCAGAGAGAAAGCCATGGAAAGAATGAGATACGAGAGTTTCATCTTCACTGGAAATCAAAAAGACAAGTATTAAAGGGTgctcaacaagaaaatctgcaggtgctggggctGGGGTCTGACACAACACCCAAAAtccctggagaagctcagcaggtcaggcagtattcaCAGGAAATAAAAGAcagccgatgttttgggcttgggctCTGTCGGGAATGTGGGCAAACAGGTAGACACCCAACTTAAAAGATGGggcgagggaggagaggtggtgaAAGGAAAGGGAGGAGAACAGGACGTATGCAGTCTCCAAGCATCAACCTCTCCAATTTCAAAGGACCAGttgctcctgccctttccaaaccTTCCTTCCCCCACCTGCTTATCCACATTctcgacgaagggctcaggtcccGAAACATCAaagcttttacttcctgtggatgctgcctgatctgctaagtttctccagtacaccTGTGTGTGGCTTGAATTAAAGGCTTCAGCTCCAATGCACAAGGTTGACCTGCAATTGTATCATGAATAATCCATAATTAGCTATGGTTTAGCACTGGAACATGGCTGGCCTGTCTGTTTGTGGTGGTATGCCCACCCAGCATTGTGCACTTACACTGTCTCGTCGTTCGAGAATTCCAGTTCACCAAACGCATCCTCATAGTCCACACCTCCTCCTCGGGCTGTGCCTTCGATAGTGCGGTAAGGTAGGATTACTGTCCCTCGTGCTCCAGATGTCCTCAGCACCTTCAACTGCACAATGCCGATGCTCTCACTGACGTGGTGGACTTTGTCCTCAAAGGTGAAGATGCCAGCGTGGTCATCATCCAGGATTGTCACTGTAGCAGTCGAAGGAGAGATGAGGTGCCCCTTAGGAGAGTCAGTGTCCAATGTACCCTTTTCATCTCCAATCCTGAGGTTCTCCAAGCGGACAAAGAAATGTTCATCTTCCTCAAATATGTCATCGTCAATGATACCGATGGTAATGTCTTTTGTGGTTTCCCCGGGCTTGAAGATCAAGGTGCCCTCACTGTACTCATAATCCGAGCCGGCATTGGCTGACCCGTCCTCTGTTCGATAGTCCACGTAGAAGGTGCTGTTCGGCTCTCCCCGCTTGCACACCACAGTCAGTGTGGCGAGCCCACAGTTCTCCATGAACTGGTAGTTGGCCGGTTCGAAGCAGATCTTGCTGAGATGCTCATCGTCTGGCTCAACCTTCTCCTCCTCGTGCTGGGTTGTCTTCTTGGCATGTTCAGCGGCATGCTTCTTCAAGATGTTGCCCGCACCTGTCATCATCCTGATGGCCTGAATGCGGTGGAAAGCTCTGCTCTTTTGTTGATGCAGCAGAGCGTGGTAATTGGCAGTCTCGACCAGTTGTTCGAGCTCTCGATCTGGGTGTTTCTGCTTAAGGTCTTTAAGGATCTGAATGGCTTCCTTTCGACCCTCATCCTGGTCTTTGCCTTCCAGACTTATCACCGTTCCATCAGGAAGAATTCCATCTCTGTGCTCCAGCATCATTTTGCCATCCATCTCAATCCCTTTGGGAGGCTCCCCTTCAGTCTCAATAATGATCCCCCGACGTTTATCAGCCCGGTACCTCTTGTAGACATATTTATAGAAGAGTAGCCTCTTATCTGCAATCCACGCAAAGACCACACAAACTGGGAAGAAGGCAAGGGTCACCAAACCCTCCCAAACCTGGACAACGCCTGGGGAGAAAACTGCCAGGATGAGGTACAACCAGATATAGGCAAAAATACTCCAGGAGGCAGTGACAAAGAACACCCGCAGATGCTTGATTCTTCGAATTTCACCATTAGGGATGCAGTAGACACACAAAGCAATGATGACAAACATATTGAATGCCGCGCTGCCAACAATGGTGCCCGGCCCCAATTCTCCAGCCAAAAAGCCATGCCCACACACTTCAATCACAGACATGAGGATCTCAGGTGCTGAGGAGCCCAGTGCCATCAGTGTCAAGTTGGACACGGTCTCGTTCCAGATCCGAACGCTGGTGACGGTGGTCTCTCCGTTGGGTTGGGTGATTGTAATCTCTTTCTCCTGTGAAGTGATTACCTCAATCGAGGCCATGAATCGGTCGGCTATGATGGAGACTCCAAGGAACAAGTAGATCATTGCAACAAAGTAGACGATCGCTCTGGCAACTTTATCTCCCAAGGATGGATCTTGTGGGTACCATACTGGGAGAATGATGCCAGGGTTGCATTGGAAGGACCCAGCACAGGTTGAATTGGAAAGAGCATCAGAATTTTGAGTGTGAACTgcttctgcctcccaaatgatcatcATGAATGAAGTAATGAGCACTCCAGGTCCCAGGAGACGAGGCAGGATGGCTGTCCATGCCATCCTGGCCATTATCACAGGTTCCCGTCAGACAGAGCAACGATCTTCAATCTTTGTATATCTGGAATGAAATGCAATTATTAATTAACATTTGTTACACTTCAAGACAACAACAGATGGAATGTATACCCTTTACTCCAATCTGACAAATATTTGGTTTGACTAATAATGATTCCAGAAATTAATTTTAAGCGTGACACTTTGCAATGCAGTgtcacacgagacagtatatgcTGATGTTTAAATACAGCATTGAATGATGCAATAAGGTGCTTGAACAGATCTGAAGAGAAAATTCAGATCTATAGTTCAAACTTGGCAAAGAGCAGAGTGATTCCATGTCCTGGAAATGACCTGATAATCACACAAATGGTTCACTGTCTTTGTGAAATCAATTGTAAAAAAAAGTACTTTAATCTTGGACATATTTTAAAGCAACTACTGCCATTTCTTGGAATAATGCAGGCTCTGTAAATGTTTAAACTAATGAGACCAGTCTACCTGTTGCAAACTTCACCTGGAAACATAACCTGCACCATTTAGCGACCTTTAAAGTCCTACAACTCACTGGGGCCTCCCTTTCCATGAAAGATGATGTTCACTGAGAGTGTTTCTCAACtagggttcaaagaattattgaggatcctttccatccagcacactgtATCTGTGGCCTTCAAAATCCAACCTGCTGCTCAAAAGCAGTACTAACAAGCTACCTATGGTGATGGGAATTGACCATCCTTCTCCCCCTGCAGCACGCCCTGGAATCATAGAAAATTGGAGAGGAGACAGTTCAGCCTTTAAAACCCCTGCACCACCACCACTCAGTATGATCGATCAggccctattcctgctttctgtcCTTAACTCAACCCCTTTAGCCATTAGGGCCATATCCAACTTCCCTGTGAATCTATCTAACGAATCAGTCTCAACAACTGTCTGTGGCAGGGAGTTCCGCAagttcatctcagtcctaaatggcatCCTCCTTATCcttagactgtgaccccttgCCCGCGAGTTCCCCAATTTCAGGAACATTATTCCTGCATCTAACGTGTTGAATTAGCAACACTGGTTCATCAGCTAAGGTGGACAAGTGGGGAAGTCGTGGGTGATAATATGGTGCAGGTTTCCTTGCCATATTTGGAGTGATACCAAGATACCTCATGGTGTAGAGAATCAATGTTGGGCTTGCACCATCCACCACCTCTGGAGTGACTCACCTACTAATGGAATATCAAGAAGAATGATGGGAAAGTTGCTATTTTGCCTGCTCTTATGACAGAGATaagctcacaaagataagcgtatacagagccgttgtcatacccacactcctgtttggctccgaatcatgggtcctctaccggcatcacctacagctcctagaacgcttccaccagcgttgtctccgctccatcctcaacattcattggagcgccttcatccctaacgtcgaagtactcgagatggcagaggtcgacagcatcgagtccacgctgctgaagatccagctgcgctgggtgggtcacgtctccagaacggaggaccatcgccttcccaagatcgtgttatatggcgagctctccactggccaccgtgatagaggtgcaccaaagaagaggtacaaggactacctaaagaaatctcttggtgtctgccacattgaccaccgccagtgggctgatatcgcctcaaactgtgcatcttggcgcctcacagtttggtgggcagcaacctcctttgaagaagaccgcagagcccacctcactgacaaaaggcaaaggaggaaaaacccaacacccaaccccaaccaaccaatttttccctgcaaccgctgcaactgtgtctgcctgtcccgcatcggacttgtcagccacaaacgagcctgcagatgacgtggacatttaccccgtccataaatcttcgtccgcgaagccaagccaaagaaagatgacaGACCTTTGAGATGCTAATGAAGACAATTTTAGAGGTGACTCTCCTCGTGTACCTTAGCTGAGTAAACAAAGGGTGATGTGTATGatctaaaagtaaaaacacaatggccATTTTGACACAAAAACTTTGGAATTACTCACCTCTGATGTGCCCCGATGGGGTCGTTTACACAAGGGCCCTTTTAGGGACTTTTACATAGCCCTTCCTGTGTTGTGGAGTTTGTCGGAGGGGGGAAACAttgtattcattaggcctgtttcttactGAGTGGCCacagtcaatttacactgcagctgctctgtcaaaatgtgcaggggacccagtggaaaaattatgggacgGAATTCACATTAAAAATTCTGTCCTGACATTTTCACACTGCCACCAAAGTAGAAACTTTCTTctgttcagtggctgtgtaaaagtgcctaacgctggagaaattcagcaggtcagagtcCTTTacatcgcaaagataaagatacagaatcgACGTTTAGGCTTGAGCCGTTCATCACGGTACGAGATGACATTTACTGAGCGTGTTGCTTAAACAGATCTTAAAGAATtactgaggaccctttccatccagcacatgggatctttgatccactaccatcaggaaggaggtacaggagcatcaacatCAGGACGGCCAAGCTGGGGAATAGCTTTttccccacaggctgtgagactgataaaCGCTGACCTGTAACTCATACCTTTTTGAAGGCCTCGAGCCTGAAacatttgttatgtatctttacctttgctacataaagaacactgtctgacctgctgagtttctccagctttgtgtttttacttcaatctcagtgtctgcagactttcattttttaTGACAAACCTTTAGAAAGGGAAGGTAAGAATCAGTCACGTTTCTGTGGGTCTGGAATCACGTACACACCAGACAGATCAGGTCAGCAGATTGCCTCCCAAAGGCAGACGCTACCTTCTGTGAATCACAATAATCTGGGAGCTTTCTGACCTCCATTGTTGACACGTCTAAATTCTAGGTACTCGTTGTTCATTAAATAAAATTCTCAATTCGGCACGCGGTGTTTCAATTCTTCTctggacaatttttaaattaattaatccAGTTCTGGGATACAAACACAATAGCATACTGTGCCATGATTTAGGAAGGTTAAATGAAAATATAATCTATATTGTGCATTTCACTGGCAGGTTTACACGGCCAATGACAAACTTTAAGTTCTTTCACTGGCACATGGGAAAACCCAGCATCCAATCAGCCTCTAGAAATATTCAAGGTAATAAGGCATAGTTAATATCTTGGGAAAGAAAAATCATGTTTAATAAAGTAGATGATCTAATTAGTGAAAGAGAACAGAACTCAGAGGGGATGATGAAAATTAAAACTACAGGTTGGGCGAAGCAGTTTAAGAAGAAAGTCCGCAGACGCTGGGGACGAGTTCAAtacacagacgtgctggagaaactcaccaggtcacgaAACGTCCACAGAAAGTCACTCTCCTACCTACtcttctccctgccccttcctccctccccttctctcctgcccctacctccctccctcctcccccttctcctcccctgccccttcctcctctccctgccccttcctcctctcccccctgccTGTTTTGAgctcatgatgaagggctcaggcccgaaacattggtaacccTTTACTTCTCGTCGACGCTGCAtgatctgcagagtttctccagcacgtttgtgcgcTGCAGGCTTGGAGATGGGGTGGAAGGCAATGGGTTAAACTCCACTGGCTGCAGTTTTATGACTGGATCTGACGATGTTGGCTGAGAGCACGTTCTGCTTCATTTAACTTCTAATGGTAGTTGTTGACTCTGTTTGATTGATTCCTGGCAAATATTAAAACCTTGAAGAGCTGGTGGATAAGAGATCCACTTGGTTGTCACGCCTGGGCTGGCTCTTTGTAACTGAGACCCAATTAGTCAATTTCCCTGCTCCTTTCCCAGACTGGTCATTCTCCTCTCCATGTCACATGAGAACCTACTGGTATCCCTGTCTGTATTGCTGGCACtgccttcacccccacccccacccccacaggttACAGCACGTTCAGGAATCCCCTGCAGACACTCCAAACGCTTTCCAGATGAGTTCCAACTGTGAACTCCAGGAACAGAGCATCCACAGACACCAGGGCACCTTCCCCTGGATCTGATGAGAAGTTGCACAGTAACCAGAGGACCAACTTCCAGACCCACAGCTGCCCTGGGCCCTTCAGCAGGTACAACCAAAAACAGGCAGCTGTCTGCTTAAAAaggtgggaagagggagggagggagggagggaggaaggggcagggggagagcacaggccaacaggtaggggggggggggaagccaaagatggtgggggaggggcagctcTCCAatcagagaggaagaaggtggggtgagaagctggagggaaggagtcagagggatcAGGAaacagagagactggggaggaGGGGTTGAACAcaaattggaggtcgatgttaatgccgttggagggtgcccagtcagaatacaaggtgtttgttcctccaatttgcgggtggcaaTTTGCGGGTGGTTTGACAGTGCATTAGGCCTCAGACAGACCGTTCGATGACTGCAAATCCAAAGGAAGTGGACTGTGGACTTTCAGTATGACATGATCACCCGAGATATTGGTTCAACTCAAACCATCCAACTCAGAGACAAGAggtcaaacacaaaagtctgtagacactgtggttgaagtgaaaacatacagctggagaaacttagcaggtcatgcagtgtcctttacgtagcaaaggtaaaaatacagaactgagattcgggctcgagcccttcatcaatttaagcctctttcacacttgcatcccagtaaatcacccgttcagtgtcctgggataggaatgggggggttggcctttcacactagaccactcctaaccaggacactgaagactttcacacttgcaagggtctatCCCTGGGGTttagtctgttctacctttacaggaagggcctgtaatgcaATTGCCCGTTTCAAACTAGCCTGATCTCAACGCCGGTGTCTGCagacgccagggattgtactGGGGGTTGAGGCCGCCAAACCccggcattgagcagattttACTTTCACACTTGCCATTTTAAAGGCCGATtagcgtttgattcctgggatcactggcaagtgtgaaaggggcttcagagTCGAGAGGTaaaacagaagtctgcagacaccgtggttgatataaaaacacaatgctggagaaactggtcaagcagtgtcctttatatagaaaaggtaaaaatacagaaccgagattcgggctcaagcccttcatcaacTCAGAGACGAGGCTGCTAACCAGTTTGACCATGTACAGAAATGGCAACAGCGGCCAATTTAAACAGACTGCAATTCCTCTTCTCAGTCAATTTTACAGCCCTGTTGCTGCATGTTTAATATGGAATCCATGTTTcaaatcacacccacacacatgctgaGGGATTCCTGATGAGTGCACACCTCTGCTGTCAGTGAGAGAGCTGCTTTGCCAGAGCACACAGGCTGCTCTGGTGGTTGAACATTGAACAAACATCCCAGCCACACATCAACAAGGCAATAAGCAAATAGAAGCCTGAAATCTGTGCCAtgtcaccaccccaccccccaccactctgAGAATGGCTGCCATCTCCAAGGTGCATCAGTGTGGCACTGACCTGGGAACAATGTTAGTCCATGAGAGTCTGCACTATCTGGGGATTGTCCGTGTGACTTAAGATGCAATTTCACTTGACTGAAATACCTGCCATCTACTCTGCCCTGGCCCAGGGAGAAACCCTTCACTGGCCCAGGGGAAGCCTGCACTGGCCCCGCGGGGGGGGGACCCTGCAAACGGACCCGGGGGGACCCGCAAATGGACCCGGGGGGACCCCGCACTGGTCCCAGGGGGAACCCTACACTGCTGCACTGGCCAGGATCAAATCTGGGTCTGTCGCTCGACTAACCACAACACACACTACATGCATCTTTTCCATGTCTGGTTTGGAATCACCCAGAATCTCCTGCCAGGGTACTTAGACCCCAAAACGTGACGTGCTGATGTGCAAACGTGACCAAGAgtgaaagatttaaataaagGACAGCATGGTCAGTTTAGGGGTTTGCACATTCTTGTGGGGTTGCAGCCACcgatgtgatcccaccaccagaaacatgttcccatcccctccctccaggGGACGCTCCCTTTGGGACTACCTTGCCCACGCATCCCTTTGCCCCCTTTGTACCAACCCCTGTGACAGGAGGAAATGCTCGACTGAcacccacccctcctccttcaccaccattcagggccccccAACAGcgtttccaagtgaagcaacactttacttgtgaatctgcaggggtcgccTACTGCATCTCGtcgtgatctcctctacatcggagagactggacgcagactgggatatCGTTTCATTGAACGCTTTGGATCTGTCTGTTggaatagcgtggatctcccagtggccacacattttaattccaaatcccattcccttgctgtctGTGGCCTCGTGCTGCCAAACCAAGATTACCTGCACACTGGAGGAATAACAGTTAATATTCCGTCTGAACACTCGCCAAACAGATGGCATAAACATCAACTTTGGATTCCACTgtccctccccgtctctctctttccctatccctctgtttccttcccTCACCCCTCGTCCATTCCCTCACCACTCGCCCATTCCCTCTCCCCTCGCCCATTCCCTCTCCCCTCGCCCATTCCCTCTCCCCTCGCCCATTCCCTCTCCCCTCGCCCATTCCCTCTCCCCTCGCCCATTCCCTCTCCCCTCGCCCATTCCCTCTCCCCTCGCCCATTCCCTCTCCCCTCGcccattccctctcccctcccctcttccctcacCCCTCCAGCAGAccaccccttccctcaccccttTCCTCTTCCCTCACCCCTCCAGCAGACCACCCCTtccctcacccattccctctttccTCACCCCTCACCCATCCCCTCACCTATTCCCTCTTCCCTTATCTATTCCCTCCCCTCACCAGCTCAccaccccttccctcacccctttcctcttccctcacccattccctcttcccTCACCCCTCCAGCAGACCACCCCTtccctcacccattccctctttccTCACCCCTCACTCATTCCCTCACCCCTCATCTATTCCCTCCCCTCACCAGCTCACCACCCCTTCCCTCACCCATTCCCTCACCCCTCCAGGTCaccaccccttcctcctcccctcacccctccagcTCACcagcccttcctcctcccctcacccctccagcTCAccatcccttcctcctcccctcacccctccagcTCACCatcctttcctcctcccctcacccctccagcTCACCACCCCTTTCCTCACCCCTCCagctcacccattccctcttcccTCACCCCTCCAGCTCACCATCCCTTCCCTCTTTATTCAGAGATACCCGTTCCTCCTTTCACT
It encodes the following:
- the LOC138748445 gene encoding sodium/calcium exchanger 3-like isoform X1; this translates as MARMAWTAILPRLLGPGVLITSFMMIIWEAEAVHTQNSDALSNSTCAGSFQCNPGIILPVWYPQDPSLGDKVARAIVYFVAMIYLFLGVSIIADRFMASIEVITSQEKEITITQPNGETTVTSVRIWNETVSNLTLMALGSSAPEILMSVIEVCGHGFLAGELGPGTIVGSAAFNMFVIIALCVYCIPNGEIRRIKHLRVFFVTASWSIFAYIWLYLILAVFSPGVVQVWEGLVTLAFFPVCVVFAWIADKRLLFYKYVYKRYRADKRRGIIIETEGEPPKGIEMDGKMMLEHRDGILPDGTVISLEGKDQDEGRKEAIQILKDLKQKHPDRELEQLVETANYHALLHQQKSRAFHRIQAIRMMTGAGNILKKHAAEHAKKTTQHEEEKVEPDDEHLSKICFEPANYQFMENCGLATLTVVCKRGEPNSTFYVDYRTEDGSANAGSDYEYSEGTLIFKPGETTKDITIGIIDDDIFEEDEHFFVRLENLRIGDEKGTLDTDSPKGHLISPSTATVTILDDDHAGIFTFEDKVHHVSESIGIVQLKVLRTSGARGTVILPYRTIEGTARGGGVDYEDAFGELEFSNDETVKTIEVKIVDDEEYEKQESFYVVLEKPRWMKRGISDLLLTDEEANKKLTAEEEEAQRIAEMGKPILGEHSKLEVIIEESYEFKSTVDKLIKKTNLAVLIATHSWREQFTEAITVSAAGDGEEDDDTQEERLPSCFDYIMHFLTVFWKVLFAFVPPTNYWNGWACFFTCMCVIGLQTAFINDLASHFGCTVGLKDTVTAVVFVALGTSIPDTFASKVSALQDQYADASIGNVTGSNAVNVFLGIGVAWSVAAIYWATKGKEFKVDPGSLAFSVTLFTILAFVTISILLFRRRPQIGGELGGTRGVKMLTSAIFVSLWLLYVVFSALEAYCHIRGF
- the LOC138748445 gene encoding sodium/calcium exchanger 3-like isoform X3: MARMAWTAILPRLLGPGVLITSFMMIIWEAEAVHTQNSDALSNSTCAGSFQCNPGIILPVWYPQDPSLGDKVARAIVYFVAMIYLFLGVSIIADRFMASIEVITSQEKEITITQPNGETTVTSVRIWNETVSNLTLMALGSSAPEILMSVIEVCGHGFLAGELGPGTIVGSAAFNMFVIIALCVYCIPNGEIRRIKHLRVFFVTASWSIFAYIWLYLILAVFSPGVVQVWEGLVTLAFFPVCVVFAWIADKRLLFYKYVYKRYRADKRRGIIIETEGEPPKGIEMDGKMMLEHRDGILPDGTVISLEGKDQDEGRKEAIQILKDLKQKHPDRELEQLVETANYHALLHQQKSRAFHRIQAIRMMTGAGNILKKHAAEHAKKTTQHEEEKVEPDDEHLSKICFEPANYQFMENCGLATLTVVCKRGEPNSTFYVDYRTEDGSANAGSDYEYSEGTLIFKPGETTKDITIGIIDDDIFEEDEHFFVRLENLRIGDEKGTLDTDSPKGHLISPSTATVTILDDDHAGIFTFEDKVHHVSESIGIVQLKVLRTSGARGTVILPYRTIEGTARGGGVDYEDAFGELEFSNDETVKTIEVKIVDDEEYEKQESFYVVLEKPRWMKRGISDLLLTDEEANKKLTAEEEEAQRIAEMGKPILGEHSKLEVIIEESYEFKSTVDKLIKKTNLAVLIATHSWREQFTEAITVSAAGDGEEDDDTQEERLPSCFDYIMHFLTVFWKVLFAFVPPTNYWNGWACFFTCMCVIGLQTAFINDLASHFGCTVGLKDTVTAVVFVALGTSIPDAARSAEFHRQSSIAADSHICKSSCLLHPILILMCSDK
- the LOC138748445 gene encoding sodium/calcium exchanger 3-like isoform X2, which encodes MARMAWTAILPRLLGPGVLITSFMMIIWEAEAVHTQNSDALSNSTCAGSFQCNPGIILPVWYPQDPSLGDKVARAIVYFVAMIYLFLGVSIIADRFMASIEVITSQEKEITITQPNGETTVTSVRIWNETVSNLTLMALGSSAPEILMSVIEVCGHGFLAGELGPGTIVGSAAFNMFVIIALCVYCIPNGEIRRIKHLRVFFVTASWSIFAYIWLYLILAVFSPGVVQVWEGLVTLAFFPVCVVFAWIADKRLLFYKYVYKRYRADKRRGIIIETEGEPPKGIEMDGKMMLEHRDGILPDGTVISLEGKDQDEGRKEAIQILKDLKQKHPDRELEQLVETANYHALLHQQKSRAFHRIQAIRMMTGAGNILKKHAAEHAKKTTQHEEEKVEPDDEHLSKICFEPANYQFMENCGLATLTVVCKRGEPNSTFYVDYRTEDGSANAGSDYEYSEGTLIFKPGETTKDITIGIIDDDIFEEDEHFFVRLENLRIGDEKGTLDTDSPKGHLISPSTATVTILDDDHAGIFTFEDKVHHVSESIGIVQLKVLRTSGARGTVILPYRTIEGTARGGGVDYEDAFGELEFSNDETVKTIEVKIVDDEEYEKQESFYVVLEKPRWMKRGISEEANKKLTAEEEEAQRIAEMGKPILGEHSKLEVIIEESYEFKSTVDKLIKKTNLAVLIATHSWREQFTEAITVSAAGDGEEDDDTQEERLPSCFDYIMHFLTVFWKVLFAFVPPTNYWNGWACFFTCMCVIGLQTAFINDLASHFGCTVGLKDTVTAVVFVALGTSIPDTFASKVSALQDQYADASIGNVTGSNAVNVFLGIGVAWSVAAIYWATKGKEFKVDPGSLAFSVTLFTILAFVTISILLFRRRPQIGGELGGTRGVKMLTSAIFVSLWLLYVVFSALEAYCHIRGF